The Pyrococcus kukulkanii genome contains a region encoding:
- a CDS encoding chemotaxis protein CheW yields MEDLSQYLDEFLADARDRIDSLSNAILTLEKIVKEGGNEEEKMELINQIFRDAHTLKGTAATMGFMKLSETAHKMENLFDAIRNGQVELTPELVDLVLEFLDVIETMVDNIEETGSEGDVDVSDLFARADEFMSGGVTGEKVEKKEETQKEREEKRVEEVEEKREEKLPTGGKVYHIKVYFQKDAPLKGVRAFLILSDLEERGEVLWTNPERRVIEEGNANQDVIEFKVSTEVPKEELENVIKRHPEVEKVEILEEGEERVEEGVGREYIIRVYFQPDAPLKGPRGFLILQDLEKIGTVIEANPSRQDIENGNFIENKYFEVKLRTQENVEKIREILKKHPDVVNFDISSGKEKVEEKKEKEEKKPAVAPQPPKQPKKPQRIETPKVKVSKIIKIDVSHLDKLMNLVGELVITKGRLEQIAERLGDRELLETLSTLSRLLTELQDEIMTMRLTPIAEVFNKFPRMVRELARKMGKEVEFIMEGADIEVDRTILEKLGDALVHLLRNAIDHGIEPPEERVAKGKPRTGRVELIAKRERNHVVIIVRDDGRGIDPEKVKRKAIERGLISPEEAASLSDEEAINLIFLPGFSTADKVTDVSGRGVGMDVVKEVVKSMNGTISVQTEVGKGTTFILKLPISMAIIQALLIRVQNEVYAIPINNILETIEVDPSILKTIGGRHVIVLRGEIIPVVMLHELFGLPIPEVERFPAIIVDYGAQKVAIGVDELLHKRDIVIKNLGKFLSNIRGFAGATILGDGSVVLIIDIGGLLGGGYHG; encoded by the coding sequence TTGGAAGACCTTTCACAGTATCTAGATGAATTCCTAGCGGATGCGAGAGACAGGATTGACAGTCTTAGCAATGCAATCCTTACCTTAGAGAAAATAGTTAAGGAGGGGGGTAACGAGGAGGAGAAAATGGAGCTAATAAACCAGATATTCAGGGATGCCCACACACTTAAGGGTACCGCTGCTACCATGGGCTTCATGAAGTTGAGTGAGACAGCTCACAAGATGGAGAATCTCTTTGACGCGATAAGGAATGGTCAGGTTGAGCTTACACCCGAGCTAGTTGACCTTGTTCTTGAGTTCCTTGATGTAATTGAGACAATGGTTGATAATATTGAGGAGACAGGTAGCGAGGGAGATGTTGACGTTTCAGATTTGTTTGCGAGAGCTGACGAGTTTATGAGTGGTGGGGTTACCGGCGAGAAAGTAGAAAAGAAGGAGGAGACACAAAAAGAGAGAGAGGAGAAGAGAGTTGAAGAAGTCGAGGAGAAACGTGAGGAAAAGCTCCCTACAGGAGGGAAGGTATACCACATCAAGGTTTACTTCCAGAAGGATGCCCCACTCAAGGGAGTGAGAGCATTTCTGATACTCTCTGACTTAGAGGAGAGGGGAGAAGTTCTTTGGACGAACCCTGAGAGGAGGGTCATCGAGGAGGGGAATGCAAATCAAGATGTCATAGAATTTAAGGTCTCAACAGAAGTCCCTAAGGAAGAGCTTGAGAATGTAATAAAGAGACATCCAGAGGTCGAGAAAGTCGAGATACTTGAGGAGGGTGAGGAGAGAGTAGAGGAAGGAGTTGGGAGGGAGTACATAATTAGAGTCTACTTTCAGCCTGACGCTCCCCTTAAGGGCCCAAGAGGATTCTTAATTCTCCAGGATCTTGAGAAAATAGGGACAGTAATTGAGGCTAACCCAAGTAGACAGGATATAGAGAATGGCAACTTTATTGAAAACAAGTACTTCGAAGTGAAACTTAGAACCCAAGAGAACGTTGAGAAGATAAGGGAGATCTTGAAGAAACATCCTGATGTTGTGAACTTTGATATATCTTCTGGAAAAGAAAAAGTGGAGGAGAAGAAAGAAAAAGAAGAAAAGAAACCTGCAGTAGCTCCTCAACCACCTAAGCAACCGAAGAAGCCACAGAGAATAGAGACTCCTAAGGTTAAAGTCTCGAAGATAATAAAAATCGATGTAAGTCACTTAGATAAGCTGATGAACTTAGTTGGTGAGCTTGTAATCACGAAGGGTAGACTGGAGCAGATAGCCGAAAGGCTTGGTGATAGGGAACTTCTTGAGACCCTTTCCACCCTATCAAGGCTTCTTACTGAGCTGCAGGACGAGATAATGACGATGAGGCTAACACCAATAGCAGAAGTCTTCAATAAATTCCCCAGGATGGTCCGTGAGCTGGCAAGGAAGATGGGTAAGGAAGTTGAGTTCATAATGGAAGGTGCCGACATAGAAGTTGACAGAACGATCTTGGAAAAGCTTGGAGATGCTCTAGTTCACCTACTTAGGAATGCCATTGACCACGGTATAGAACCCCCGGAGGAGAGGGTAGCTAAAGGCAAACCAAGGACTGGTAGAGTTGAGTTGATAGCAAAGAGGGAAAGGAATCACGTAGTTATAATTGTAAGGGACGATGGTAGAGGTATAGACCCTGAGAAGGTCAAGAGAAAGGCAATAGAAAGGGGCTTGATTTCTCCAGAGGAAGCTGCAAGCTTGAGTGACGAGGAGGCAATTAACTTAATCTTTCTCCCTGGGTTCAGCACTGCTGACAAAGTCACTGATGTTTCTGGAAGGGGAGTCGGGATGGACGTCGTTAAGGAAGTCGTGAAGTCGATGAACGGTACAATTAGCGTTCAAACGGAAGTTGGAAAGGGAACTACATTTATCCTCAAGTTGCCAATAAGCATGGCGATAATCCAGGCACTTCTAATTAGGGTACAAAATGAGGTCTATGCAATACCAATCAATAACATTCTTGAGACAATTGAAGTCGATCCCTCAATTCTCAAGACTATTGGGGGTAGGCACGTTATAGTCCTGAGAGGTGAGATAATTCCAGTTGTAATGCTGCATGAACTCTTCGGCCTTCCGATACCTGAAGTTGAGAGATTCCCCGCTATAATCGTTGACTATGGGGCACAGAAGGTTGCAATAGGGGTCGATGAGTTGCTCCACAAGAGGGACATCGTAATCAAGAACTTAGGAAAGTTCCTATCAAATATCAGGGGCTTTGCAGGAGCTACAATACTCGGAGATGGAAGTGTAGTTCTCATCATAGACATTGGCGGTCTCCTTGGAGGTGGATATCATGGCTGA
- a CDS encoding protein-glutamate methylesterase/protein-glutamine glutaminase, with amino-acid sequence MPLLNKKIRVLVVDDSAFMRKILKDIINSDPELEVCCEARDGVEAIEMVQKHRPDVITLDIEMPRMNGLDALRIIMKKYPTPVIMISALTQEGAEATIKALEYGAIDFIPKPSSSISINMREMKDEIIAKIKEAAKVPRRFLELKRIRLLRAQKVKRAKPSVPARIAVAIAASTGGPQSLLRIFPKFPEDLKAGILLVQHMPPGFTRSFAKRLDNVSKIDVKEAEEGDVVEEGKAYVAPGDYHMEVTLRNGKPVITLNKKPKIHGVRPAADPMMITAAQVFGRRTVGVVMTGMGRDGAQGIVEIKKRGGITIAQDKETSIIFGMPKAAIETGMVDYVVPLDKIPETVVMAVNKIRGGGVVGRPFTVSR; translated from the coding sequence ATGCCCCTGCTTAACAAGAAAATCAGGGTGTTAGTCGTAGATGACTCAGCGTTCATGAGAAAGATACTCAAGGACATCATAAACTCCGACCCAGAGCTTGAAGTTTGCTGTGAAGCAAGGGATGGTGTTGAGGCAATTGAGATGGTCCAGAAGCACAGGCCTGACGTAATAACCTTGGACATCGAAATGCCCAGGATGAACGGTCTTGATGCCCTCAGGATAATCATGAAGAAGTACCCCACTCCTGTAATTATGATCAGTGCATTAACCCAGGAAGGGGCTGAGGCAACAATTAAAGCCCTAGAATATGGGGCGATTGATTTCATCCCCAAGCCTTCCTCCTCAATATCCATAAACATGCGTGAAATGAAAGATGAGATCATAGCAAAGATCAAAGAGGCAGCAAAGGTTCCAAGGAGGTTCCTTGAGCTTAAGAGGATAAGACTGCTGAGGGCCCAGAAAGTCAAGAGAGCTAAGCCCTCAGTGCCGGCAAGAATAGCGGTTGCAATTGCAGCATCAACAGGGGGTCCTCAGTCCCTCTTAAGGATCTTCCCTAAGTTCCCTGAAGACTTGAAGGCCGGAATACTACTTGTGCAGCACATGCCCCCAGGGTTCACCAGATCTTTCGCGAAGAGGCTTGACAATGTTTCTAAGATTGACGTCAAGGAGGCCGAGGAGGGAGATGTGGTTGAGGAGGGGAAGGCTTACGTAGCTCCTGGAGATTACCACATGGAGGTAACTTTGCGAAATGGAAAGCCCGTGATAACCCTGAACAAGAAGCCCAAGATTCATGGAGTTAGACCTGCAGCGGATCCCATGATGATTACCGCAGCTCAAGTGTTTGGCAGAAGGACAGTTGGAGTCGTGATGACTGGGATGGGGAGGGATGGGGCCCAGGGAATTGTGGAAATAAAGAAGAGGGGTGGAATAACGATAGCTCAAGATAAGGAGACATCGATAATCTTCGGAATGCCCAAAGCTGCTATAGAAACTGGAATGGTTGATTACGTAGTCCCCTTGGATAAAATCCCCGAGACAGTGGTTATGGCCGTGAACAAGATACGAGGGGGTGGTGTCGTTGGAAGACCTTTCACAGTATCTAGATGA
- a CDS encoding response regulator, whose product MARILIVDDAAFMRMLLKKILTQAGHEIVGEASNGKEAVEKYKQLKPDLVTMDIVMPEMDGITAVKEIMKIDPNAKIIMITAVGQEAKVMEALKSGAKGYIVKPFQAQKVIEEVNRVLSS is encoded by the coding sequence ATGGCTAGGATATTAATAGTTGACGATGCAGCCTTTATGAGAATGCTCCTAAAGAAAATACTGACCCAGGCAGGACACGAGATTGTGGGAGAAGCAAGCAATGGAAAGGAGGCAGTTGAAAAGTACAAGCAGTTAAAGCCTGATCTAGTGACTATGGACATAGTTATGCCTGAAATGGACGGAATAACGGCAGTAAAGGAGATCATGAAGATCGATCCAAACGCGAAGATAATCATGATCACCGCAGTTGGACAGGAAGCTAAGGTCATGGAGGCCCTGAAGAGCGGGGCCAAGGGATACATAGTCAAGCCCTTCCAAGCTCAGAAGGTTATAGAGGAAGTTAACAGGGTGTTATCATCGTAA
- a CDS encoding CheR family methyltransferase, with protein sequence MQSQKGYELIKAEIFKRLGVSMEAYKDSYLQRRIRARMRKLGITDYMEYYKLLKTNKDEFEELLFTIAINVTEFFRDPIVWKTFQNKILPELIDFKKKYGSRSIKIWSAACSTGQEPYSIAMTLYEVLGQNLGGFRVSILATDIDKEALQAAMRGEYPVDAVEKQVPKHMILKYFDRISEERYRIKPFVKRLVTFRWLNLLSSPYPKGFDVIFIRNVLIYMNRGAQEEIFKKLYDSLEDHGYLILGKTETILGDATKLFKLYDLVARVYKKNLEVKGHG encoded by the coding sequence ATGCAATCTCAGAAAGGATATGAGCTAATTAAAGCTGAAATTTTCAAGCGGTTAGGAGTTAGTATGGAGGCTTATAAAGATTCCTACCTCCAAAGGAGGATTAGGGCTAGGATGAGGAAGCTTGGAATTACTGACTACATGGAATACTACAAATTGTTAAAAACTAACAAGGATGAATTCGAGGAACTCTTGTTCACTATAGCGATAAACGTTACCGAATTTTTCAGAGATCCAATCGTTTGGAAAACTTTCCAAAATAAGATACTTCCAGAGCTAATAGATTTCAAGAAAAAGTATGGATCGAGATCAATAAAGATATGGAGTGCCGCTTGCTCAACCGGTCAAGAGCCCTACTCTATTGCCATGACGTTGTATGAGGTCCTGGGTCAGAACCTTGGCGGGTTTAGAGTTTCAATACTTGCAACCGATATAGACAAAGAGGCACTTCAGGCCGCTATGCGAGGGGAGTACCCCGTGGATGCCGTTGAGAAGCAGGTTCCCAAGCATATGATCCTCAAGTACTTCGATAGAATAAGTGAGGAGAGGTATAGGATAAAACCGTTTGTGAAAAGGCTCGTGACCTTTAGATGGCTCAACTTACTTTCATCCCCTTATCCAAAGGGCTTTGACGTGATATTCATTCGGAACGTGTTAATTTATATGAACAGGGGGGCTCAAGAGGAGATATTCAAAAAATTATATGATTCCCTCGAGGATCATGGTTACCTAATCCTTGGCAAAACCGAGACTATCTTGGGAGATGCTACAAAGCTGTTTAAGCTTTACGATCTCGTCGCTAGGGTGTATAAGAAGAATTTGGAGGTGAAAGGGCATGGCTAG
- a CDS encoding methyl-accepting chemotaxis protein, producing MGLFFIPLTGIFLVNPGKKDREGYLAREIIEYLKQVLEGKDPKPPLGLLDEDIKVLEEIKRKVRRPVYVPRKTAEAIERIERHVREAKRTAGDLEKDFESIQVGDLETTNELVSRLENESTKIAEVNDYIQTLSAGIEEMNVQAQQLSEFALESASMAEKGKEISDNAALKVARISEVSEEMGQAINILADYSKKIDEIVYVITSIAGQTNLLALNAAIEAARAGEAGKGFAVVAENIRELADRSKRSAEQIRDLIREMQENIKRVIESIQENARVTQEVKDAIQELIAAFDDIARRANETANMVKELSEGIDEQANSVQMLVEKIDSISKDVSDNLNFATQLVETIKSSLQSLDTIRDRAEKLKEELDKAIEEIEILRGGGK from the coding sequence TTGGGATTGTTTTTTATACCACTTACCGGAATCTTCCTAGTCAACCCAGGAAAAAAGGATAGGGAAGGATACTTAGCTAGGGAAATTATAGAATACCTGAAACAAGTCCTTGAGGGAAAAGACCCAAAACCTCCCTTAGGATTATTAGATGAAGACATTAAAGTCCTTGAAGAGATCAAACGGAAGGTTAGAAGACCAGTATACGTTCCAAGAAAAACTGCAGAGGCAATAGAAAGAATTGAAAGGCATGTAAGAGAGGCAAAAAGAACTGCAGGAGATCTCGAGAAAGATTTTGAATCAATCCAAGTGGGAGACCTAGAAACCACCAACGAGCTAGTCTCAAGGCTAGAGAATGAGAGCACGAAAATTGCAGAGGTAAATGATTATATCCAAACGCTTTCTGCCGGAATAGAAGAAATGAACGTTCAGGCTCAGCAACTTTCAGAGTTCGCACTAGAATCAGCATCAATGGCCGAAAAAGGTAAGGAAATATCGGATAATGCAGCCTTAAAGGTTGCAAGGATAAGTGAGGTAAGCGAGGAAATGGGACAGGCAATTAACATCCTTGCCGATTATTCAAAGAAGATAGATGAGATAGTTTATGTAATAACGTCTATAGCAGGGCAAACAAACCTTTTAGCGTTGAATGCGGCAATAGAAGCTGCAAGAGCTGGAGAAGCTGGAAAAGGATTCGCAGTAGTTGCTGAGAATATAAGGGAACTGGCTGATAGATCAAAGAGATCAGCAGAGCAGATAAGGGATCTCATAAGGGAAATGCAGGAAAATATAAAGAGGGTTATAGAGTCAATACAGGAAAACGCAAGGGTAACCCAGGAAGTTAAAGACGCAATCCAAGAGCTAATAGCGGCCTTTGACGATATAGCTAGAAGAGCCAACGAAACCGCAAACATGGTCAAGGAATTGTCTGAGGGAATAGACGAACAAGCCAATTCAGTCCAGATGCTCGTTGAGAAAATAGATTCGATATCAAAGGACGTTTCCGATAACCTGAACTTTGCAACTCAGCTTGTTGAGACAATAAAATCCTCCCTACAATCCTTAGATACAATAAGAGATAGAGCAGAAAAGCTAAAGGAAGAGCTTGATAAGGCTATTGAGGAGATAGAGATATTGAGGGGTGGTGGAAAGTGA
- a CDS encoding chemotaxis protein CheW gives MTEIQVVAFRLGNEEFCLEISKVREIKEMMPITRVPNAPDFVEGVINLRGQITTVINLKKLLGYYDEGDLSNKKIIIAEVNGEIVGVIVDAVSDVLTLTEDQIEQPPKTLASKVDMRFIKGIAKINNGERLLIMLDLDKLLGESI, from the coding sequence GTGACCGAAATTCAAGTTGTTGCATTTAGATTAGGGAACGAAGAGTTCTGCTTGGAAATTTCTAAGGTTAGGGAAATAAAAGAAATGATGCCCATAACCAGAGTTCCAAACGCTCCAGACTTCGTTGAGGGAGTAATTAACCTCAGAGGACAGATAACAACTGTGATAAATCTCAAGAAGCTCCTAGGTTACTACGACGAAGGGGATCTAAGTAACAAGAAGATAATAATCGCTGAAGTTAACGGGGAAATTGTAGGAGTAATCGTTGACGCGGTTTCTGATGTACTAACGCTAACTGAGGATCAGATAGAGCAACCACCAAAAACACTGGCATCCAAGGTTGATATGAGGTTCATTAAGGGAATCGCAAAGATAAACAATGGCGAAAGACTACTCATAATGCTTGACTTAGACAAGTTACTTGGAGAGAGCATTTAG
- a CDS encoding calcium/sodium antiporter yields the protein MIEIVIFVVGLILLIKGSDIFVEAATRIARAFGISEFLIALVLASIATTLPEVTVSAISSYKGNSGIALGNAVGSALANIALILAVSAMIMPLKVDKIASENSLIMLGVSLYAWLLMADGVISRIDGMTLIILYLLFLGYLYKKHITLEEIEGGNGSVAKEILILFLSGGMVIAGAELVVDSAVKIARVMGIPEVVIGVTLVSIGTSLPELANSLTATLKKIPNVSVGNIIGANILDILMVIGIASVIRPIIVDKSITRVVMPITLIVMLVLTVSLFRNHKVGRKTATVLLGIYAYFLYLLIQGKVYIPG from the coding sequence ATGATTGAGATAGTGATATTTGTAGTCGGGCTTATCCTTCTCATAAAGGGGAGTGATATATTTGTTGAAGCCGCAACAAGAATAGCCAGGGCGTTTGGGATTAGCGAGTTTTTAATAGCTTTAGTCTTGGCTAGCATAGCGACCACTTTACCAGAAGTTACGGTTTCAGCCATCTCCTCATATAAGGGCAACAGCGGAATAGCCCTGGGAAACGCCGTAGGAAGTGCCCTAGCAAACATAGCTCTAATTCTTGCGGTTTCTGCAATGATAATGCCTCTTAAAGTGGATAAAATTGCCAGTGAAAACTCCCTTATAATGCTAGGCGTTTCACTCTACGCCTGGCTCCTAATGGCGGATGGGGTAATATCTAGGATTGATGGCATGACCCTAATAATTCTGTACTTACTCTTCCTGGGATACCTGTACAAGAAGCATATTACCCTAGAGGAGATAGAAGGGGGCAATGGTAGCGTAGCTAAAGAGATACTTATCCTATTCCTCTCAGGAGGAATGGTAATAGCTGGGGCTGAATTAGTTGTGGATAGTGCGGTGAAAATTGCAAGGGTTATGGGAATTCCCGAAGTCGTAATAGGTGTGACTTTGGTTTCCATAGGAACATCACTTCCTGAGTTGGCGAACTCACTTACGGCGACCCTTAAAAAGATACCCAACGTGAGCGTCGGCAACATAATCGGTGCAAACATCCTTGATATACTCATGGTTATTGGAATAGCCTCAGTTATAAGGCCTATAATTGTCGATAAATCAATAACAAGGGTTGTAATGCCAATAACGTTAATTGTAATGCTCGTCCTAACGGTTTCCTTATTTAGAAATCACAAAGTCGGAAGGAAAACCGCTACAGTACTATTAGGGATATACGCCTACTTCCTTTACCTACTGATTCAGGGAAAAGTGTATATACCTGGGTGA
- a CDS encoding NfeD family protein produces MPIFPILLLVLGLLVIILDMMVAAFITPIGIAFAVLGLLLMFGVNFYVSFIISLISAVVSYMLFARFIKKETKDLGKEKYTFELRGKVGKVVKVAKDHYLVELEGDTWIAYSDDNLTVGDEVEVVEVDGLKLKVRKRTPQR; encoded by the coding sequence ATGCCCATCTTTCCAATTTTACTTTTAGTCCTTGGCTTGCTGGTCATAATCCTAGATATGATGGTTGCAGCGTTTATAACTCCCATAGGAATAGCGTTCGCCGTCCTTGGCCTGCTGCTAATGTTTGGAGTTAACTTTTACGTGTCGTTTATAATATCGCTGATATCGGCAGTGGTCTCTTATATGCTCTTTGCCCGCTTCATTAAAAAGGAAACCAAGGACTTAGGGAAGGAGAAGTACACTTTTGAGCTTAGGGGCAAGGTGGGTAAGGTCGTTAAGGTGGCAAAGGATCACTACCTTGTCGAGCTTGAGGGTGACACCTGGATCGCATATAGCGACGACAATTTGACGGTTGGAGACGAAGTTGAGGTGGTTGAAGTTGACGGCCTAAAGCTCAAGGTCAGAAAGAGAACTCCTCAGCGATAA
- a CDS encoding SPFH domain-containing protein, with protein MIGAGGIALIILGIFLLIMLLLSVKVIRPYQKGLVERLGKFNRILDPGIHFIIPFMERVKIVDMREHVIDVPPQEVICKDNVVVTVDAVVYYQILDPVKAVYNVSDFLMAIVKLAQTNLRAIIGEMELDETLSGRDIINARLREELDKITDRWGVKITRVEIQRIDPPKDIQEAMAKQMTAEREKRAMILLAEGKKEAAIREAEGQKQAAILKAEGEKQRQILIAEGQAEAIRKVLEALKLADEKYLALQYIEKLPELAKYGNLIVPYETEALIGLLRILQKLKEEPPKLPQKESEKGKQKE; from the coding sequence ATGATAGGTGCAGGTGGTATTGCCCTCATAATCCTGGGGATTTTCTTGCTGATAATGCTCTTGCTGAGCGTTAAGGTGATAAGACCTTACCAGAAAGGCCTAGTAGAAAGGCTAGGAAAGTTCAACAGGATCCTTGACCCTGGGATACACTTCATAATTCCCTTCATGGAGAGGGTAAAGATTGTGGATATGAGGGAGCACGTTATCGATGTTCCTCCCCAAGAAGTCATATGTAAGGACAACGTTGTAGTGACCGTAGATGCCGTTGTTTACTATCAGATCCTTGACCCCGTTAAGGCAGTTTACAACGTTAGCGACTTCTTAATGGCAATAGTTAAGCTTGCCCAGACAAATCTGAGGGCGATTATAGGTGAGATGGAGCTCGATGAAACCTTAAGCGGTAGGGATATAATCAACGCTCGTCTTCGCGAGGAGCTTGATAAGATAACGGATCGTTGGGGCGTTAAGATCACGAGGGTTGAGATACAGAGGATAGATCCGCCAAAGGACATTCAGGAGGCAATGGCAAAACAGATGACTGCCGAGAGAGAAAAGAGGGCAATGATTTTACTTGCGGAAGGTAAGAAGGAAGCTGCCATTAGGGAGGCCGAAGGGCAGAAGCAGGCCGCAATATTAAAGGCCGAGGGTGAGAAGCAGAGGCAGATACTCATTGCAGAGGGTCAAGCCGAGGCCATAAGGAAAGTCTTAGAGGCCTTGAAGCTTGCCGATGAGAAGTATCTAGCTTTACAATACATAGAAAAGCTTCCAGAGCTTGCTAAGTATGGAAACTTGATAGTTCCATATGAAACTGAAGCCTTAATAGGCCTTCTAAGGATACTTCAAAAGCTAAAGGAGGAACCTCCGAAATTGCCTCAAAAAGAATCTGAAAAAGGGAAACAGAAAGAATGA
- the cmr6 gene encoding type III-B CRISPR module RAMP protein Cmr6, with translation MTPIYFLPRNLLSVLRDRKGRITPQTVDNLSLLLDRFAPFVKGGKEKTAKTGGKVLKDVLGEIEIPESLVRTYRVFYNRYKEGLLKSIKAEWVVLTTKSRLVVGLGDESIYETSIRLLRNYGVPYIPGSAIKGVTRAWSIEMLAELLEGADGFSKDFFERAGEVQELLSKGDADGFPDKAKVPSHASEELNEFLSAFGVRADPGSDVDLRKIVKDLVDIFGTQDKEGSIVFFDALPDPDNLKSIFEWDIMNPHYGPYYQQNDKPPGDWYDPVPVIFLTVKSGVEFLFAVAQSSTAKKDLKRVAQELMVGALKYHGVGAKTSLGYGRFKFKNTARRGQ, from the coding sequence GTGACTCCAATTTACTTCCTTCCTAGGAACCTTCTTTCAGTCCTTAGGGATAGGAAGGGCAGAATTACTCCGCAAACTGTAGACAATCTTTCCCTCCTTCTCGATAGATTTGCCCCTTTTGTAAAGGGAGGTAAAGAGAAAACTGCAAAAACTGGTGGAAAGGTTCTAAAGGATGTGCTTGGGGAGATAGAAATTCCGGAATCCCTGGTCAGAACTTACAGAGTTTTTTACAACAGATACAAAGAAGGGCTTTTGAAGTCGATTAAGGCTGAATGGGTAGTTTTAACAACTAAGTCAAGGCTGGTCGTTGGCCTTGGGGACGAGAGCATCTACGAAACGAGCATAAGGCTTCTGAGAAACTATGGCGTTCCATATATCCCTGGGTCTGCAATAAAAGGCGTAACAAGAGCTTGGTCAATTGAAATGCTTGCAGAATTGCTTGAAGGTGCTGATGGATTTAGTAAGGATTTCTTTGAGAGGGCAGGTGAAGTTCAAGAATTGCTCTCTAAGGGGGACGCAGATGGATTTCCAGATAAAGCCAAAGTTCCCAGTCACGCAAGTGAAGAACTTAATGAATTTCTTAGTGCTTTTGGTGTCCGTGCTGATCCTGGGAGCGATGTTGACCTTAGGAAGATAGTCAAAGATCTTGTTGATATATTTGGAACCCAGGACAAGGAAGGCAGTATCGTGTTCTTTGATGCCCTACCAGACCCAGATAACTTAAAAAGCATATTTGAATGGGACATAATGAATCCCCACTATGGGCCATATTATCAGCAGAATGACAAGCCTCCAGGGGATTGGTATGATCCTGTTCCTGTGATATTCCTTACAGTGAAGAGTGGAGTTGAGTTCCTGTTTGCTGTTGCACAGTCATCAACAGCCAAGAAGGATCTCAAGAGAGTTGCACAGGAGTTAATGGTTGGAGCATTAAAGTACCATGGTGTTGGTGCAAAAACTAGCCTTGGATACGGTCGTTTTAAATTTAAGAATACCGCTAGGAGAGGACAGTGA
- the cmr5 gene encoding type III-B CRISPR module-associated protein Cmr5, producing MDIRTLEQQRAEFAYNKVLEVSKKSEDIQKKYRSYVRSAPTLILTNGLGQTLAFYLSKIGNSDGNYEKIDPGNLEKADQKAHAYLYKHIAEWLDKKIIHSENPIEYYIRASSTEVLMMTEEVIALLKWMRRFADAMLKGDERGEG from the coding sequence ATGGACATCAGGACGCTCGAGCAGCAGAGGGCAGAGTTTGCTTACAATAAAGTCCTGGAGGTAAGCAAAAAGAGCGAAGATATTCAGAAGAAGTATAGGTCATACGTCAGAAGTGCACCCACCCTGATATTAACCAACGGTCTGGGCCAAACCTTGGCCTTTTACCTTTCAAAAATCGGAAACTCCGATGGCAACTACGAAAAGATAGATCCTGGCAACCTAGAAAAGGCTGACCAGAAGGCTCACGCCTACCTCTACAAGCACATAGCGGAGTGGCTTGATAAGAAAATAATTCACAGCGAGAATCCCATTGAATACTACATTAGGGCAAGCTCGACAGAAGTCTTGATGATGACTGAAGAGGTCATTGCCCTCCTCAAGTGGATGAGGCGTTTTGCCGATGCTATGCTTAAAGGGGACGAGCGAGGTGAAGGATAG